GGACACGGACCTCTCCGGCCGTCTCAAGTCCGTCGGCATCCTCGTCCCGCAGAAGGAACTCGATCCGGCGGCCTGGCGGTTCGAGGACAGGCGCATCGCGCGGCTGCGGGAGAAGATCCTCAGCGCCGGCATTCCTCTCAAGGAGTACTGTGGCTCACCACTTTACGGAATCAAGACCGGCCTCAACGAGGCATTCGTGGTGGACAGGGCAACCAGGGATCGCCTGATCGCCGAGGACCCCAAAAGCGAGGAGATCCTGAAACCGTTCCTGGAAGGGAAGGACCTGAAACCCTGGAGGGCGGAACCGCGGGACCTGTGGCTCATCTATACCTGGCACGGCATCGAGATAGACCGATACCCGGCTATCCTGGAGTACCTCCGTCCATTCCGGAAACGACTCGAAGCTCGTGCCACATCCCACGCTCATGCCTGGTACGAGCTTCAGCAGCCGCAAAGGGCTTACGTGCCGGCCTTCGAGAACCCGAAAATCGTCTACATCGAAATAGCTGATCGCGGTGCTTTCTCTATTGATGACACAGGCTCTTATCTGAATGCAACGGCCTTCGCTATCCCGGTAAAAGATTATTATCTCTTGGCATTGCTCAATGCAAAGTTGATTTGGTTCTTCTGGAGCGGAATATGTACTGTTCTGCGTGGAGGATTTTTGCGTCTGAAGACTCAATTCCTCGAGAAGACCCCGATCCCTACACCATCGGTTAAATTGCGGAGGAAACTCGAGCAGATTTCTGAGGAGTTATCCAGAAATCATTGTCACTCAGCAAATAAAAGTCACCTCGAAGCAGAGCTGAACGGCCTCGTGTTTGATTTGTTCGATCTTGATGCAGAAGAAAGACGCCTCGTAGAAGAAGCGGTCAAGTAGCAAGGGCGGGATAGATGCTCATTCCTCGATGAGGTGTTTCATCCTCGCTGGATCGAGCCCCGGCAGTCCCACTGCCGAGTAGAACCTTGTGAAACAGGACTGGAAGGCCTCAGCGAAAGGAGTGTCCAGTACGGCGAAGCGCTCATGCCGATCAAGCGCATCCTTGTACGGTACGCTTTCAAGCTGAAGGAAGTCGCAATACAGATCGGGCATGTCAAGGAATCCCGGAAGGAACCAGTAGCGCCCCTCGGGCTGCAATCTGTTGTCACGCACGGGGGATTGCATCATCCTTCCCAGGGATTTCAGTTTCTTCTCCTCCGAGCTTCCCTGGGGAGGGTATGTTTTCAACAACTCTTTTGCTGGCACGGTTTTCACGGTCAGAATGTATTCGGCACGGGGCTCCTCCTTTCCCGGCTGGATCGCCAGATGACAATGCGGTGTGAGAACTACCCGGAACGATCCATCGCCCTTGTGCCTCAGGATCTCGCCGAGCCGCAGTTCGTCCGACACCGGTGGATGGATGTAGTATTCCACGCCCTCGACGGTTTCGACCTCCGCCGGGTCATCAGCTACTGGATCCAGCCGTCCGATCTGCATGGCCGCACGTCGCCTGACCAGCCGCTCCAGCACAGAAGGTTCGGCAAGACCATTCCCGATCAAACGGTCCCAGTTTCCTTCGAGGAAATCCCAGAGATAGGACCCGCTTGCACGATCAAGATCATCATGCAGCCTCCTGGCAATCCCAGGGATACCAGTGGTCAATAGCTCCTCCAGCTTTGCAACGATGTCTTTGTTACCCCTGCTCTTGTCCGCGAGTTTGACGAACGGGCCTTCCTTGAACGACTGCGGTGCGGAGCCATCGGTAAAGGCTACGATTGGACAAAACCGTTTGCTGCGAATGCCGGAGATGATATCCCCCGCTTTTTCATCCTCTATTTCGATTCCCTTCTTGTGTCCGGGCCTGTCCCTGTAGATGTCGGTGACGATCATATCGTACCGGCGCGTCTCGACACGCTTCATCGCTTCGGCAAAGTCGCTGCAAGGTTCCCATTCGAGGCCATATTCGCCAAGGGAATCAGGCAGAGTCTCCAGCAGGAGATCGAGGTTCTCCTTGTCATCTTCCACGAGAAGGATGTGGAGGGTTATACAGTGATCCGTCATCGTCCGACCCTCCGCTCGAATGTTGCCTCGAAGCATGCCCCCGGGAGGCCGCAGTCATCGCGGTACACCAGTTTCCCGTAGGGTTCGATAACCAGTCTGGCAATGTACAAGCCGAGCCCCATGCCGTTCGGTTTCCTGCTGAAGTACGGTTCGAAAATCCTCGAGCGGTCCTCCTCCGGCACTCCCGGACCGTCGTCCGAGAACAGCAGCCGGAATCCATGCTCCAGTGTTTCCAGCCTGGCCTGGATATGCCCCCCGCGGCCGGCCCCTTTGTCGCGTACGAGCCAGAAAATGCTGTTGTCGATCATGTTGGCCACGATCTGGCCGAGGCATGCGCGTGACATCTTGACGCGGACGGGCGTTCGCGGGGCGATGATCTCGTACCTGATCCCCTGTTTCTGGAGGAGAGCTTCGTAAAGGCGGAAGTTGTCTTCTATCTCGTCCCGCACGTTGAATGTCGTTGCGCGTCCCCGTTTGGCGGGCGTTTGCGGTTCCAGCCGCTGGCGGAGATTGTGGATCTGTTCCAGCCATCCTTTGATGGATTCGAGCCGGGGGGTGATTTTCTTCCTGCCCTCATTGTCGAGCAGCCTCTCCAGGTCCTTTTCCAGCACTGCAAGCTGCCTGTTGATTTTCCCGAGCGGAGCCCCGATTTCGTGGATCACGATATCGACCATGTGACCCAGACCGGCAGACATCAACAGGCGTGAGTAGACTTCCTGGACCCTCTCGACGCCTGCCTTGATCTGTTGCTCGGCTTCCGTGATCAGGCGAGTTACCGGGTGGTCCTTCCCGAGCTCGCTCCGTGCGCGCTGGACCGTCTCCCTGAGCTCGAAGGCCTCGAACAGGGGATCGGTGCGCTCGATCCGTTCTTTCCTCGGCCGCAGGCGATATCGTTCCTCTTCCAGCAGGGACAGTACTTCCTTGAACCATTCCTCCAGGGCCGCGTGGGCGGTGTTCATTACCATCCCTTCGCGCGTGCTCCTGTCGCGCAGTTCCGGGTTGTGCTCGCGGGAGATCCGCACGGCGGCGATGACCTGGTTGTTGGCAAGGTTCTTGACGGGGTTCAGCCGGCTGCGGATATCCAGGTTGAGCCAGTCGTTTCCTTTCTGCCCGTACGGATAGACCCGGAACCCGTCGCGGTAGATGCTCACGCCGCAGTACGTATCCAGCGTACGCCGGATCTCCCGTATCCCCATGCCCAGCCGCTCGCTTATGGGCTCGAGGCCTTCCCGGTCGCGGTCCCAGGCCCTTATCTCGACCTCGAAGGGACCGCATACCGGTTCCGAATCCCTCTCGCCAAGCTTGTGCCCCGGGAACTTCCTGTGCCGCTTGCCGTCGACCTGCAGCTCGCCCGTGAAGAAGCCCTTCTCGTCGACCGTTCCTTTGAGAAGGTACCTGGGTTTCAGGATGAGCTCGGGAGGCTGGACTTCACCGGAGAACTCGGGATGTGCCGGGATGTCCAGGAAAATGTTGAAATCGGTTACATCGTTGAATGGCGAAATGAGCCGGGAGAGTCTGGCATGCAGCTCCTCGTAATCCTCCTTTTCCCAGACCTTCCGCAGTTTTTCGAGGGTCAGGCGGGTTCCCCGTTCCAGATCGGGAAGCGGATGCAGTTCGTAATCGATGGTAATCTCATCGAGGTAGCTCTCGTCATCGAACCGCCCCCACTCGAGCAGGACGAAAACACCCTCGTCGGCGCCTTCCGTCTTGCTCTCGAGCATCAGGGATTCTGCCAGCCGGGCTGCGGCGAAACGCCCGATACCTTTGGCGCCCTGATAGAGTCGTCCTCCCGGTGACCTTTCCTGTTTCCGCTTTACCACTGTTCCGGGTTCGAACCACGCCGTAAGAACCGTGTCCAGATCCATCCCTGTCCCGTTGTCTACGACCACGATCCTCTCGGGTCGCTCGGGGTCGCTTCCCTCGAAACGCACCTCGACACGGGTCGCGTCGGCATCGTACGCGTTCTTCACAAGTTCGACGAGAGCGACGGGTTCGTCGCTGATGAGTTCGTCCCCGATCAGCCCGATCAATCGGGCCCTGGGACGCATCTTCGCCGAACCGCTTTTTCTTGTTCCCTGTTTCATCCTTGTTTTCCCGGCATCAGAGCCCTCATGACCAGATGACTGTCATTCATCGATCTCCACGATTATCCCTGCCTTCTCGAGAGCATCAAAATGGCGAACGAACTCGCCTACGACTTCCCCGTCAACCATGACGCCCATCTCCATGTTCTCCGAGAGTCCCAGCCAGGTCAGATTGGCCGAGGTAAGAAGCATGGCCTGGCCATCGGAAGCGACGAGTTTGATGTGCAGCTTGGCCATCGGATGCTGATCCCCGGTCGGCCAGGTGAGCAGCCTCGGAGCCGGGGCGTCCGCCGGCCAGGTCTCCCGCATCAGCTTCGCGTTGGCGGGATCATCATGCAGAACCATGGTGACCCTGACACCTCTCTCCGCGGCCTCGGAGAACCGCCTGACCAAGTCTTTCGCTGTAAGCGCATAGCCAACTACCAGGAGATGGTCGCGCGTCCGGTCGATGATCCCCCGGATGACCTCCGCTGTGGAACGTGCCCTTGAACCCGGCACTACAGGACCTGTCCAGACCATTTCGACGCTCGGCACTTTGCGTTTCGCAAGGCGGGCACCTTCGGCAACGGCGAAAAGACAGAGGGCGAGACATGTCCCCGGGATGACCTCCTGCCCGCCGGCCTTGCTCCATTCCTCCAGAAGAAGGGCAAGCCTGTTCTCGAGCATGGCGTTCGAGTCGGCAATGCGTCGCAGGACAAGAGGACTTGTTCCTGGTTCGAGCGTACCGTCACCGAGTGCGGAGGCGATCTTGTCGATGAGGCCCTTATCCGTCGACCAGAACTCGGCGAGCAAATGCCGGAGGCCGTTGATTCCCGGGGAACTCATGAATCAGGCCCTCCGTCAGG
The Dissulfurirhabdus thermomarina DNA segment above includes these coding regions:
- a CDS encoding sensor histidine kinase: MKQGTRKSGSAKMRPRARLIGLIGDELISDEPVALVELVKNAYDADATRVEVRFEGSDPERPERIVVVDNGTGMDLDTVLTAWFEPGTVVKRKQERSPGGRLYQGAKGIGRFAAARLAESLMLESKTEGADEGVFVLLEWGRFDDESYLDEITIDYELHPLPDLERGTRLTLEKLRKVWEKEDYEELHARLSRLISPFNDVTDFNIFLDIPAHPEFSGEVQPPELILKPRYLLKGTVDEKGFFTGELQVDGKRHRKFPGHKLGERDSEPVCGPFEVEIRAWDRDREGLEPISERLGMGIREIRRTLDTYCGVSIYRDGFRVYPYGQKGNDWLNLDIRSRLNPVKNLANNQVIAAVRISREHNPELRDRSTREGMVMNTAHAALEEWFKEVLSLLEEERYRLRPRKERIERTDPLFEAFELRETVQRARSELGKDHPVTRLITEAEQQIKAGVERVQEVYSRLLMSAGLGHMVDIVIHEIGAPLGKINRQLAVLEKDLERLLDNEGRKKITPRLESIKGWLEQIHNLRQRLEPQTPAKRGRATTFNVRDEIEDNFRLYEALLQKQGIRYEIIAPRTPVRVKMSRACLGQIVANMIDNSIFWLVRDKGAGRGGHIQARLETLEHGFRLLFSDDGPGVPEEDRSRIFEPYFSRKPNGMGLGLYIARLVIEPYGKLVYRDDCGLPGACFEATFERRVGR
- the drmC gene encoding DISARM system phospholipase D-like protein DrmC produces the protein MSSPGINGLRHLLAEFWSTDKGLIDKIASALGDGTLEPGTSPLVLRRIADSNAMLENRLALLLEEWSKAGGQEVIPGTCLALCLFAVAEGARLAKRKVPSVEMVWTGPVVPGSRARSTAEVIRGIIDRTRDHLLVVGYALTAKDLVRRFSEAAERGVRVTMVLHDDPANAKLMRETWPADAPAPRLLTWPTGDQHPMAKLHIKLVASDGQAMLLTSANLTWLGLSENMEMGVMVDGEVVGEFVRHFDALEKAGIIVEIDE
- a CDS encoding response regulator translates to MTDHCITLHILLVEDDKENLDLLLETLPDSLGEYGLEWEPCSDFAEAMKRVETRRYDMIVTDIYRDRPGHKKGIEIEDEKAGDIISGIRSKRFCPIVAFTDGSAPQSFKEGPFVKLADKSRGNKDIVAKLEELLTTGIPGIARRLHDDLDRASGSYLWDFLEGNWDRLIGNGLAEPSVLERLVRRRAAMQIGRLDPVADDPAEVETVEGVEYYIHPPVSDELRLGEILRHKGDGSFRVVLTPHCHLAIQPGKEEPRAEYILTVKTVPAKELLKTYPPQGSSEEKKLKSLGRMMQSPVRDNRLQPEGRYWFLPGFLDMPDLYCDFLQLESVPYKDALDRHERFAVLDTPFAEAFQSCFTRFYSAVGLPGLDPARMKHLIEE